Proteins found in one Dermochelys coriacea isolate rDerCor1 chromosome 17, rDerCor1.pri.v4, whole genome shotgun sequence genomic segment:
- the RAB34 gene encoding ras-related protein Rab-34 isoform X1, with the protein MMSVLAPVRRDRIIAELPQCFHKEAALHSRSSFHPQVTGACQEQRTGTVGRFKISKIIVVGDLSVGKTCLINRFCKDTFDKNYKATIGVDFEMERFEVLGVPFSLQLWDTAGQERFKCIASTYYRGAQAIVIVFDVNDVASLAHTRQWLADALKENDPSNVILFLVGSKKDLSPPAQYSLIERDAIKVAKEMHAEYWAVSSLTGENVREFFFRVASLTFESSVLAELEKSSARKIGDVVRIHSTDSDLYLTAQRGKSKCCR; encoded by the exons ATGATGAGCGTGCTAGCACCAGTCCGGAGGGACCGGATCATCGCAGAGCTGCCTCAG TGTTTTCACAAAGAGGCTGCCCTCCATTCGCGCTCCAGCTTTCATCCCCAAGTAACCGGTGCCTGCCAGGAGCAGCGAACGGGGACAGTGGG CAGGTTTAAGATCTCCAAGATCATCGTGGTGGGAGACCTGTCAGTGGGCAAGACCTGCTTAATCAACCG GTTCTGCAAGGACACATTCGATAAGAACTACAAGGCGACCATCGGGGTGGACTTTGAGATGGAGCGCTTTGAGGTGCTTGGCGTCCCCTTCAGCTTACAGCT GTGGGACACGGCTGGCCAGGAGAGGTTCAAGTGCATCGCATCCACCTATTACCGCGGAGCACAAG CGATAGTGATTGTGTTCGATGTGAACGACGTGGCATCTCTAGCGCACACCAG GCAGTGGCTGGCTGACGCCCTGAAGGAGAACGACCCCTCCAACGTGATCCTCTTCCTGGTGGGCTCGAAGAAGGATCTGAGC CCGCCTGCGCAGTACAGCCTCATCGAGAGAGATGCCATCAAGGTGGCCAAGGAGATGCATGCAGAGTACTGGGCTGTCTCCTCGCTCACTG GGGAGAACGTGAGGGAATTTTTCTTCCGCGTGGCCTCGCTGACCTTCGAGAGCAGCGTGCTGGCCGAGCTGGAGAAGAGCAGCGCCAGGAAGATCGGGGACGTCGTGC GGATTCACAGCACTGACAGCGACCTGTACCTGACGGCACAGAGGGGGAAATCCAAGTGCTGCCGCTGA
- the RAB34 gene encoding ras-related protein Rab-34 isoform X2: MMSVLAPVRRDRIIAELPQCFHKEAALHSRSSFHPQVTGACQEQRTGTVGFKISKIIVVGDLSVGKTCLINRFCKDTFDKNYKATIGVDFEMERFEVLGVPFSLQLWDTAGQERFKCIASTYYRGAQAIVIVFDVNDVASLAHTRQWLADALKENDPSNVILFLVGSKKDLSPPAQYSLIERDAIKVAKEMHAEYWAVSSLTGENVREFFFRVASLTFESSVLAELEKSSARKIGDVVRIHSTDSDLYLTAQRGKSKCCR; the protein is encoded by the exons ATGATGAGCGTGCTAGCACCAGTCCGGAGGGACCGGATCATCGCAGAGCTGCCTCAG TGTTTTCACAAAGAGGCTGCCCTCCATTCGCGCTCCAGCTTTCATCCCCAAGTAACCGGTGCCTGCCAGGAGCAGCGAACGGGGACAGTGGG GTTTAAGATCTCCAAGATCATCGTGGTGGGAGACCTGTCAGTGGGCAAGACCTGCTTAATCAACCG GTTCTGCAAGGACACATTCGATAAGAACTACAAGGCGACCATCGGGGTGGACTTTGAGATGGAGCGCTTTGAGGTGCTTGGCGTCCCCTTCAGCTTACAGCT GTGGGACACGGCTGGCCAGGAGAGGTTCAAGTGCATCGCATCCACCTATTACCGCGGAGCACAAG CGATAGTGATTGTGTTCGATGTGAACGACGTGGCATCTCTAGCGCACACCAG GCAGTGGCTGGCTGACGCCCTGAAGGAGAACGACCCCTCCAACGTGATCCTCTTCCTGGTGGGCTCGAAGAAGGATCTGAGC CCGCCTGCGCAGTACAGCCTCATCGAGAGAGATGCCATCAAGGTGGCCAAGGAGATGCATGCAGAGTACTGGGCTGTCTCCTCGCTCACTG GGGAGAACGTGAGGGAATTTTTCTTCCGCGTGGCCTCGCTGACCTTCGAGAGCAGCGTGCTGGCCGAGCTGGAGAAGAGCAGCGCCAGGAAGATCGGGGACGTCGTGC GGATTCACAGCACTGACAGCGACCTGTACCTGACGGCACAGAGGGGGAAATCCAAGTGCTGCCGCTGA
- the RPL23A gene encoding 60S ribosomal protein L23a, which yields MAPKAKKEAVPAKTEAKSKALKAKKAVLKGVHSHKKKKIRTSPTFRRPKTLRLRRQPKYPRKSAPRRNKLDHYAIIKFPLTTESAMKKIEDNNTLVFIVDVKANKHQIKQAVKKLYDIDVAKVNTLIRPDGEKKAYVRLAPDYDALDVANKIGII from the exons ATGGCGCCGAAGGCGAAGAAGGAGG CTGTCCCCGCTAAGACAGAGGCAAAATCCAAGGCTCTGAAAGCTAAAAAGGCTGTGTTGAAAGGTGTGCACAGTcacaagaagaagaaaatcaGGACATCTCCCACCTTCAGAAGGCCCAAAACCTTACGATTACGGAGACAGCCCAAATATCCTAGGAAGAGTGCTCCTCGGAGGAACAA GCTTGACCACTATGCCATTATCAAGTTCCCTCTGACCACAGAGTCTGCCATGAAGAAGATAGAGGATAACAACACCCTGGTCTTCATTGTAGATGTCAAGGCCAACAAACATCAGATCAAACAGGCTGTCAAGAAGCTGTATGATATTGATGTGGCCAAGGTGAACACATTGATCCG ACCCGATGGTGAGAAGAAGGCTTATGTCCGTCTTGCTCCAGACTATGATGCATTGGATGTAGCCAACAAG aTTGGAATAATCTAA
- the TLCD1 gene encoding TLC domain-containing protein 1 isoform X2, whose protein sequence is MGPWLRAAGLVLGSTLLFKALQWGLRRLPLPAHVRRDPTRAWRWRNLLVSFVHSVVTGLWAVLCVWQVPEMLVDIENTSSTSGYLLLCFSAGYFIHDTLDIIVSHQSRASWEYLVHHAMAISAFFSGISLDRFVAAGMLSLFVETYLTWYFVRYVEVRGQGAFLIVNLFLLDAMILTYFSRLLHSDFFPDSCRRRAGKDAGGEKFLVD, encoded by the exons ATGGGGCCCTGGCTGCGCGCGGCCGGGCTGGTGCTGGGCTCCACGCTGCTCTTCAAGGCGCTGCAGTGGGGGCTGCGCCGCCTGCCCCTGCCCGCCCACGTGCGCCGGGACCCGACCCGCGCCTGGCGCTGGCGGAACCTGCTCGTCTCCTTCGTGCACTCGGTGGTGACGGGGCTCTGGGCCGTGCTGTG cgtGTGGCAGGTTCCtgagatgctggtggacattGAAAACACCTCGTCCACTTCAGGATACCTGCTTCTCTGCTTCTCAGCAG GCTACTTCATCCATGACACACTCGACATCATTGTGAGCCACCAGTCCCGAGCATCCTGGGAGTACCTGGTTCACCATGCCATG GCGATCTCAGCCTTCTTCTCCGGGATCTCCCTGGACCGCTTCGTGGCAGCGGGGATGCTGTCGCTCTTCGTGGAG ACCTACCTGACCTGGTACTTTGTGCGCTACGTGGAGGTGCGAGGTCAGGGAGCCTTCCTGATAGTCAACCTCTTCCTGCTGGATGCCATGATCCTGACGTACTTCTCCCGCCTGCTGCACTCCGACTTCTTCCCAGACTCCTGCAGGCGGCGCGCCGGAAAGGATGCGGGCGGGGAGAAGTTCTTAGTGGACTGA
- the TLCD1 gene encoding TLC domain-containing protein 1 isoform X1 yields MGPWLRAAGLVLGSTLLFKALQWGLRRLPLPAHVRRDPTRAWRWRNLLVSFVHSVVTGLWAVLCVWQVPEMLVDIENTSSTSGYLLLCFSAGYFIHDTLDIIVSHQSRASWEYLVHHAMAISAFFSGISLDRFVAAGMLSLFVEVSNIFLTIRMLLKLSNMPAPTLYRVNKYVNLVMYFLFRLVPQTYLTWYFVRYVEVRGQGAFLIVNLFLLDAMILTYFSRLLHSDFFPDSCRRRAGKDAGGEKFLVD; encoded by the exons ATGGGGCCCTGGCTGCGCGCGGCCGGGCTGGTGCTGGGCTCCACGCTGCTCTTCAAGGCGCTGCAGTGGGGGCTGCGCCGCCTGCCCCTGCCCGCCCACGTGCGCCGGGACCCGACCCGCGCCTGGCGCTGGCGGAACCTGCTCGTCTCCTTCGTGCACTCGGTGGTGACGGGGCTCTGGGCCGTGCTGTG cgtGTGGCAGGTTCCtgagatgctggtggacattGAAAACACCTCGTCCACTTCAGGATACCTGCTTCTCTGCTTCTCAGCAG GCTACTTCATCCATGACACACTCGACATCATTGTGAGCCACCAGTCCCGAGCATCCTGGGAGTACCTGGTTCACCATGCCATG GCGATCTCAGCCTTCTTCTCCGGGATCTCCCTGGACCGCTTCGTGGCAGCGGGGATGCTGTCGCTCTTCGTGGAGGTGAGCAACATCTTCCTGACCATCCGCATGCTGCTGAAGCTGAGCAACATGCCAGCTCCCACCCTCTACAGGGTCAACAAGTACGTCAACCTGGTGATGTATTTCCTCTTCCGCCTGGTGCCCCAGACCTACCTGACCTGGTACTTTGTGCGCTACGTGGAGGTGCGAGGTCAGGGAGCCTTCCTGATAGTCAACCTCTTCCTGCTGGATGCCATGATCCTGACGTACTTCTCCCGCCTGCTGCACTCCGACTTCTTCCCAGACTCCTGCAGGCGGCGCGCCGGAAAGGATGCGGGCGGGGAGAAGTTCTTAGTGGACTGA